In Strigops habroptila isolate Jane chromosome 2, bStrHab1.2.pri, whole genome shotgun sequence, one genomic interval encodes:
- the POU1F1 gene encoding pituitary-specific positive transcription factor 1 isoform X2 yields the protein MTCQAFASSDTFVPLNSDSSPSLPLIMHHSAAECLPVSNHATNVVSTVPSVLSLIQIPVCSCIRFAMTTLGNTVAGLHYSVPSCHYGNQPSTYGVMAGIKPATPEMLSASLSQSRILQTCSMPHPNVVNSVSTLQSSLTPCLYKFPEHALSASSCALGHSFTPMHQSLLTDDPTAADFKQEFRRKSKSVEEPVDMDSPEIRELEKFANEFKLRRIKLGYTQTNVGEALAAVHGSEFSQTTICRFENLQLSFKNACKLKSILSKWLEEAEQVGALYNEKVGVNERKRKRRTTISIAAKEALERHFGEQSKPSSQEIMRMAEGLNLEKEVVRVWFCNRRQREKRVKTSLHQNAFSSIIKEHHECR from the exons ATGACTTGCCAAGCATTTGCTTCATCTGACACCTTTGTACCCTTGAATTCTGactcttctccctctctgcctctGATAATGCATCACAGCGCCGCAGAGTGCCTACCGGTTTCTAACCATGCCACCAATGTTGTGTCTACag TCCcatctgttttgtctttgatCCAAATTCCTGTATGTTCCTGCATCCGCTTTGCCATGACAACTTTGGGAAACACTGTGGCAGGCCTTCATTACTCTGTGCCTTCCTGTCATTATGGAAATCAACCATCTACCTATGGGGTGATGGCAG GCATCAAGCCTGCAACTCCAGAGATGCTGTCAGCAAGTCTCTCCCAGAGTCGTATCTTACAGACATGCAGCATGCCGCATCCCAATGTGGTAAACAGTGTCAGCACCTTGCAAA GTAGCCTGACTCCTTGCCTTTATAAATTCCCCGAGCACGCCCTGAGTGCCAGCTCCTGTGCCCTGGGCCACAGCTTCACACCTATGCACCAGTCCCTCCTCACAGACGATCCCACTGCTGCAGACTTTAAGCAGGAGTTCCGCAGAAAGAGCAAGTCAGTCGAAGAGCCCGTTGACATGGACTCCCCTGAAATCAGGGAACTGGAGAAATTTGCTAATGAATTTAAGCTGCGGAGAATTAAGCTGG GTTATACCCAAACCAATGTTGGAGAAGCGCTGGCGGCTGTGCACGGCTCTGAGTTCAGCCAAACCACTATTTGCAGGTTTGAAAACTTGCAGCTGAGTTTCAAGAACGCATGCAAACTGAAATCAATACTGTCCAAGTGGCTGGAGGAAGCAGAACAAGTAGGAG CTTTATACAACGAAAAGGTTGGAGTGAATGAGCGGAAGAGGAAACGCAGAACCACCATAAG TATCGCTGCCAAAGAAGCCCTAGAGAGGCACTTTGGAGAACAAAGTAAGCCTTCTTCTCAGGAAATTATGAGGATGGCTGAGGGGCTCAATCTTGAGAAAGAAGTTGTGAGAGTTTGGTTTTGCAACAgaagacaaagggaaaaaagagtgaAGACAAGTTTACATCAGAATGCCTTTAGTTCTATTATCAAGGAGCACCATGAATGCCGGTAA
- the POU1F1 gene encoding pituitary-specific positive transcription factor 1 isoform X4, producing the protein MTCQAFASSDTFVPLNSDSSPSLPLIMHHSAAECLPVSNHATNVVSTGLHYSVPSCHYGNQPSTYGVMAGIKPATPEMLSASLSQSRILQTCSMPHPNVVNSVSTLQSSLTPCLYKFPEHALSASSCALGHSFTPMHQSLLTDDPTAADFKQEFRRKSKSVEEPVDMDSPEIRELEKFANEFKLRRIKLGYTQTNVGEALAAVHGSEFSQTTICRFENLQLSFKNACKLKSILSKWLEEAEQVGALYNEKVGVNERKRKRRTTISIAAKEALERHFGEQSKPSSQEIMRMAEGLNLEKEVVRVWFCNRRQREKRVKTSLHQNAFSSIIKEHHECR; encoded by the exons ATGACTTGCCAAGCATTTGCTTCATCTGACACCTTTGTACCCTTGAATTCTGactcttctccctctctgcctctGATAATGCATCACAGCGCCGCAGAGTGCCTACCGGTTTCTAACCATGCCACCAATGTTGTGTCTACag GCCTTCATTACTCTGTGCCTTCCTGTCATTATGGAAATCAACCATCTACCTATGGGGTGATGGCAG GCATCAAGCCTGCAACTCCAGAGATGCTGTCAGCAAGTCTCTCCCAGAGTCGTATCTTACAGACATGCAGCATGCCGCATCCCAATGTGGTAAACAGTGTCAGCACCTTGCAAA GTAGCCTGACTCCTTGCCTTTATAAATTCCCCGAGCACGCCCTGAGTGCCAGCTCCTGTGCCCTGGGCCACAGCTTCACACCTATGCACCAGTCCCTCCTCACAGACGATCCCACTGCTGCAGACTTTAAGCAGGAGTTCCGCAGAAAGAGCAAGTCAGTCGAAGAGCCCGTTGACATGGACTCCCCTGAAATCAGGGAACTGGAGAAATTTGCTAATGAATTTAAGCTGCGGAGAATTAAGCTGG GTTATACCCAAACCAATGTTGGAGAAGCGCTGGCGGCTGTGCACGGCTCTGAGTTCAGCCAAACCACTATTTGCAGGTTTGAAAACTTGCAGCTGAGTTTCAAGAACGCATGCAAACTGAAATCAATACTGTCCAAGTGGCTGGAGGAAGCAGAACAAGTAGGAG CTTTATACAACGAAAAGGTTGGAGTGAATGAGCGGAAGAGGAAACGCAGAACCACCATAAG TATCGCTGCCAAAGAAGCCCTAGAGAGGCACTTTGGAGAACAAAGTAAGCCTTCTTCTCAGGAAATTATGAGGATGGCTGAGGGGCTCAATCTTGAGAAAGAAGTTGTGAGAGTTTGGTTTTGCAACAgaagacaaagggaaaaaagagtgaAGACAAGTTTACATCAGAATGCCTTTAGTTCTATTATCAAGGAGCACCATGAATGCCGGTAA
- the POU1F1 gene encoding pituitary-specific positive transcription factor 1 isoform X6: MTCQAFASSDTFVPLNSDSSPSLPLIMHHSAAECLPVSNHATNVVSTGTGLHYSVPSCHYGNQPSTYGVMAGSLTPCLYKFPEHALSASSCALGHSFTPMHQSLLTDDPTAADFKQEFRRKSKSVEEPVDMDSPEIRELEKFANEFKLRRIKLGYTQTNVGEALAAVHGSEFSQTTICRFENLQLSFKNACKLKSILSKWLEEAEQVGALYNEKVGVNERKRKRRTTISIAAKEALERHFGEQSKPSSQEIMRMAEGLNLEKEVVRVWFCNRRQREKRVKTSLHQNAFSSIIKEHHECR, encoded by the exons ATGACTTGCCAAGCATTTGCTTCATCTGACACCTTTGTACCCTTGAATTCTGactcttctccctctctgcctctGATAATGCATCACAGCGCCGCAGAGTGCCTACCGGTTTCTAACCATGCCACCAATGTTGTGTCTACag GCACTG GCCTTCATTACTCTGTGCCTTCCTGTCATTATGGAAATCAACCATCTACCTATGGGGTGATGGCAG GTAGCCTGACTCCTTGCCTTTATAAATTCCCCGAGCACGCCCTGAGTGCCAGCTCCTGTGCCCTGGGCCACAGCTTCACACCTATGCACCAGTCCCTCCTCACAGACGATCCCACTGCTGCAGACTTTAAGCAGGAGTTCCGCAGAAAGAGCAAGTCAGTCGAAGAGCCCGTTGACATGGACTCCCCTGAAATCAGGGAACTGGAGAAATTTGCTAATGAATTTAAGCTGCGGAGAATTAAGCTGG GTTATACCCAAACCAATGTTGGAGAAGCGCTGGCGGCTGTGCACGGCTCTGAGTTCAGCCAAACCACTATTTGCAGGTTTGAAAACTTGCAGCTGAGTTTCAAGAACGCATGCAAACTGAAATCAATACTGTCCAAGTGGCTGGAGGAAGCAGAACAAGTAGGAG CTTTATACAACGAAAAGGTTGGAGTGAATGAGCGGAAGAGGAAACGCAGAACCACCATAAG TATCGCTGCCAAAGAAGCCCTAGAGAGGCACTTTGGAGAACAAAGTAAGCCTTCTTCTCAGGAAATTATGAGGATGGCTGAGGGGCTCAATCTTGAGAAAGAAGTTGTGAGAGTTTGGTTTTGCAACAgaagacaaagggaaaaaagagtgaAGACAAGTTTACATCAGAATGCCTTTAGTTCTATTATCAAGGAGCACCATGAATGCCGGTAA
- the POU1F1 gene encoding pituitary-specific positive transcription factor 1 isoform X3, which translates to MTCQAFASSDTFVPLNSDSSPSLPLIMHHSAAECLPVSNHATNVVSTGLHYSVPSCHYGNQPSTYGVMAGIKPATPEMLSASLSQSRILQTCSMPHPNVVNSVSTLQSNLTPCLYKFPEHALSASSCALGHSFTPMHQSLLTDDPTAADFKQEFRRKSKSVEEPVDMDSPEIRELEKFANEFKLRRIKLGYTQTNVGEALAAVHGSEFSQTTICRFENLQLSFKNACKLKSILSKWLEEAEQVGALYNEKVGVNERKRKRRTTISIAAKEALERHFGEQSKPSSQEIMRMAEGLNLEKEVVRVWFCNRRQREKRVKTSLHQNAFSSIIKEHHECR; encoded by the exons ATGACTTGCCAAGCATTTGCTTCATCTGACACCTTTGTACCCTTGAATTCTGactcttctccctctctgcctctGATAATGCATCACAGCGCCGCAGAGTGCCTACCGGTTTCTAACCATGCCACCAATGTTGTGTCTACag GCCTTCATTACTCTGTGCCTTCCTGTCATTATGGAAATCAACCATCTACCTATGGGGTGATGGCAG GCATCAAGCCTGCAACTCCAGAGATGCTGTCAGCAAGTCTCTCCCAGAGTCGTATCTTACAGACATGCAGCATGCCGCATCCCAATGTGGTAAACAGTGTCAGCACCTTGCAAAGCAA CCTGACTCCTTGCCTTTATAAATTCCCCGAGCACGCCCTGAGTGCCAGCTCCTGTGCCCTGGGCCACAGCTTCACACCTATGCACCAGTCCCTCCTCACAGACGATCCCACTGCTGCAGACTTTAAGCAGGAGTTCCGCAGAAAGAGCAAGTCAGTCGAAGAGCCCGTTGACATGGACTCCCCTGAAATCAGGGAACTGGAGAAATTTGCTAATGAATTTAAGCTGCGGAGAATTAAGCTGG GTTATACCCAAACCAATGTTGGAGAAGCGCTGGCGGCTGTGCACGGCTCTGAGTTCAGCCAAACCACTATTTGCAGGTTTGAAAACTTGCAGCTGAGTTTCAAGAACGCATGCAAACTGAAATCAATACTGTCCAAGTGGCTGGAGGAAGCAGAACAAGTAGGAG CTTTATACAACGAAAAGGTTGGAGTGAATGAGCGGAAGAGGAAACGCAGAACCACCATAAG TATCGCTGCCAAAGAAGCCCTAGAGAGGCACTTTGGAGAACAAAGTAAGCCTTCTTCTCAGGAAATTATGAGGATGGCTGAGGGGCTCAATCTTGAGAAAGAAGTTGTGAGAGTTTGGTTTTGCAACAgaagacaaagggaaaaaagagtgaAGACAAGTTTACATCAGAATGCCTTTAGTTCTATTATCAAGGAGCACCATGAATGCCGGTAA
- the POU1F1 gene encoding pituitary-specific positive transcription factor 1 isoform X1, with product MTCQAFASSDTFVPLNSDSSPSLPLIMHHSAAECLPVSNHATNVVSTVPSVLSLIQIPVCSCIRFAMTTLGNTVAGLHYSVPSCHYGNQPSTYGVMAGIKPATPEMLSASLSQSRILQTCSMPHPNVVNSVSTLQSNLTPCLYKFPEHALSASSCALGHSFTPMHQSLLTDDPTAADFKQEFRRKSKSVEEPVDMDSPEIRELEKFANEFKLRRIKLGYTQTNVGEALAAVHGSEFSQTTICRFENLQLSFKNACKLKSILSKWLEEAEQVGALYNEKVGVNERKRKRRTTISIAAKEALERHFGEQSKPSSQEIMRMAEGLNLEKEVVRVWFCNRRQREKRVKTSLHQNAFSSIIKEHHECR from the exons ATGACTTGCCAAGCATTTGCTTCATCTGACACCTTTGTACCCTTGAATTCTGactcttctccctctctgcctctGATAATGCATCACAGCGCCGCAGAGTGCCTACCGGTTTCTAACCATGCCACCAATGTTGTGTCTACag TCCcatctgttttgtctttgatCCAAATTCCTGTATGTTCCTGCATCCGCTTTGCCATGACAACTTTGGGAAACACTGTGGCAGGCCTTCATTACTCTGTGCCTTCCTGTCATTATGGAAATCAACCATCTACCTATGGGGTGATGGCAG GCATCAAGCCTGCAACTCCAGAGATGCTGTCAGCAAGTCTCTCCCAGAGTCGTATCTTACAGACATGCAGCATGCCGCATCCCAATGTGGTAAACAGTGTCAGCACCTTGCAAAGCAA CCTGACTCCTTGCCTTTATAAATTCCCCGAGCACGCCCTGAGTGCCAGCTCCTGTGCCCTGGGCCACAGCTTCACACCTATGCACCAGTCCCTCCTCACAGACGATCCCACTGCTGCAGACTTTAAGCAGGAGTTCCGCAGAAAGAGCAAGTCAGTCGAAGAGCCCGTTGACATGGACTCCCCTGAAATCAGGGAACTGGAGAAATTTGCTAATGAATTTAAGCTGCGGAGAATTAAGCTGG GTTATACCCAAACCAATGTTGGAGAAGCGCTGGCGGCTGTGCACGGCTCTGAGTTCAGCCAAACCACTATTTGCAGGTTTGAAAACTTGCAGCTGAGTTTCAAGAACGCATGCAAACTGAAATCAATACTGTCCAAGTGGCTGGAGGAAGCAGAACAAGTAGGAG CTTTATACAACGAAAAGGTTGGAGTGAATGAGCGGAAGAGGAAACGCAGAACCACCATAAG TATCGCTGCCAAAGAAGCCCTAGAGAGGCACTTTGGAGAACAAAGTAAGCCTTCTTCTCAGGAAATTATGAGGATGGCTGAGGGGCTCAATCTTGAGAAAGAAGTTGTGAGAGTTTGGTTTTGCAACAgaagacaaagggaaaaaagagtgaAGACAAGTTTACATCAGAATGCCTTTAGTTCTATTATCAAGGAGCACCATGAATGCCGGTAA
- the POU1F1 gene encoding pituitary-specific positive transcription factor 1 isoform X5, which translates to MTCQAFASSDTFVPLNSDSSPSLPLIMHHSAAECLPVSNHATNVVSTVPSVLSLIQIPVCSCIRFAMTTLGNTVAGLHYSVPSCHYGNQPSTYGVMAGSLTPCLYKFPEHALSASSCALGHSFTPMHQSLLTDDPTAADFKQEFRRKSKSVEEPVDMDSPEIRELEKFANEFKLRRIKLGYTQTNVGEALAAVHGSEFSQTTICRFENLQLSFKNACKLKSILSKWLEEAEQVGALYNEKVGVNERKRKRRTTISIAAKEALERHFGEQSKPSSQEIMRMAEGLNLEKEVVRVWFCNRRQREKRVKTSLHQNAFSSIIKEHHECR; encoded by the exons ATGACTTGCCAAGCATTTGCTTCATCTGACACCTTTGTACCCTTGAATTCTGactcttctccctctctgcctctGATAATGCATCACAGCGCCGCAGAGTGCCTACCGGTTTCTAACCATGCCACCAATGTTGTGTCTACag TCCcatctgttttgtctttgatCCAAATTCCTGTATGTTCCTGCATCCGCTTTGCCATGACAACTTTGGGAAACACTGTGGCAGGCCTTCATTACTCTGTGCCTTCCTGTCATTATGGAAATCAACCATCTACCTATGGGGTGATGGCAG GTAGCCTGACTCCTTGCCTTTATAAATTCCCCGAGCACGCCCTGAGTGCCAGCTCCTGTGCCCTGGGCCACAGCTTCACACCTATGCACCAGTCCCTCCTCACAGACGATCCCACTGCTGCAGACTTTAAGCAGGAGTTCCGCAGAAAGAGCAAGTCAGTCGAAGAGCCCGTTGACATGGACTCCCCTGAAATCAGGGAACTGGAGAAATTTGCTAATGAATTTAAGCTGCGGAGAATTAAGCTGG GTTATACCCAAACCAATGTTGGAGAAGCGCTGGCGGCTGTGCACGGCTCTGAGTTCAGCCAAACCACTATTTGCAGGTTTGAAAACTTGCAGCTGAGTTTCAAGAACGCATGCAAACTGAAATCAATACTGTCCAAGTGGCTGGAGGAAGCAGAACAAGTAGGAG CTTTATACAACGAAAAGGTTGGAGTGAATGAGCGGAAGAGGAAACGCAGAACCACCATAAG TATCGCTGCCAAAGAAGCCCTAGAGAGGCACTTTGGAGAACAAAGTAAGCCTTCTTCTCAGGAAATTATGAGGATGGCTGAGGGGCTCAATCTTGAGAAAGAAGTTGTGAGAGTTTGGTTTTGCAACAgaagacaaagggaaaaaagagtgaAGACAAGTTTACATCAGAATGCCTTTAGTTCTATTATCAAGGAGCACCATGAATGCCGGTAA
- the CHMP2B gene encoding charged multivesicular body protein 2b, which translates to MASLFKKKTVDDIIKEQNRELRGTQRAITRDRAALEKQEKQLELEIKKMAKTGNKEACKVLAKQLVQLRKQKNRTYAVSSKVTSMSTQTKVMNSQMKMAGAMSTTAKTMQAVNKKMDPQKTLQTMQNFQKENMKMEMTEEMINDTLDDIFDASDEEEESQDIVNQVLDEIGIEISGKMAKAPSAARGLPSASTSKAATISDEEIERQLKALGVD; encoded by the exons atatAATAAAGGAGCAAAATCGAGAGTTAAGAGGTACACAGAGGGCTATAACCAGAGATAGAGCAGCACTcgaaaaacaggaaaaacaactg GAACTGGAGATAAAGAAAATGGCTAAGACTGGTAACAAAGAAGCCTGCAAAGTGTTAGCAAAACAGCTTGTACAGCTGCGGAAGCAGAAGAATCGAACTTACGCTGTTAGCTCTAAAGTCACTTCTATGTCAACTCAAACAAAGGTCATGAACTCTCAGATGAAGATGGCAGGAGCCATGTCAACTACAGCAAAA ACAATGCAAGCAGTTAATAAGAAAATGGATCCACAAAAGACACTACAAACAATGCAGaatttccagaaggaaaacatgaagatgGAAATGACTGAAGAAATGA tTAATGATACTCTGGACGATATTTTTGATGCTtctgatgaagaggaagaaagccaAGATATTGTTAACCAAGTGCTTGATGAGATAGGAATTGAAATCTCTGGAAAG ATGGCCAAAGCTCCGTCAGCTGCCAGAGGCTTACCATCTGCATCAACATCAAAAGCTGCTACCATATCAGATGAAGAGATTGAACGGCAGCTCAAAGCTTTGGGAGTTGATTAG